The following coding sequences lie in one Arabidopsis thaliana chromosome 3, partial sequence genomic window:
- the AtATG18a gene encoding Transducin/WD40 repeat-like superfamily protein (AtATG18a; FUNCTIONS IN: molecular_function unknown; INVOLVED IN: autophagy, leaf senescence, response to starvation; LOCATED IN: chloroplast; EXPRESSED IN: 23 plant structures; EXPRESSED DURING: 15 growth stages; CONTAINS InterPro DOMAIN/s: WD40 repeat-like-containing domain (InterPro:IPR011046), WD40 repeat (InterPro:IPR001680), WD40/YVTN repeat-like-containing domain (InterPro:IPR015943), WD40 repeat, subgroup (InterPro:IPR019781); BEST Arabidopsis thaliana protein match is: homolog of yeast autophagy 18 (ATG18) D (TAIR:AT3G56440.1); Has 1516 Blast hits to 1443 proteins in 266 species: Archae - 0; Bacteria - 93; Metazoa - 578; Fungi - 450; Plants - 210; Viruses - 2; Other Eukaryotes - 183 (source: NCBI BLink).) — protein sequence MATVSSSSWPNPNPNPDSTSASDSDSTFPSHRDRVDEPDSLDSFSSMSLNSDEPNQTSNQSPLSPPTPNLPVMPPPSVLHLSFNQDHACFAVGTDRGFRILNCDPFREIFRRDFDRGGGVAVVEMLFRCNILALVGGGPDPQYPPNKVMIWDDHQGRCIGELSFRSDVRSVRLRRDRIIVVLEQKIFVYNFSDLKLMHQIETIANPKGLCAVSQGVGSMVLVCPGLQKGQVRIEHYASKRTKFVMAHDSRIACFALTQDGHLLATASSKGTLVRIFNTVDGTLRQEVRRGADRAEIYSLAFSSNAQWLAVSSDKGTVHVFGLKVNSGSQVKDSSRIAPDATPSSPSSSLSLFKGVLPRYFSSEWSVAQFRLVEGTQYIAAFGHQKNTVVILGMDGSFYRCQFDPVNGGEMSQLEYHNCLKPPSVF from the exons ATGGCCACcgtatcttcttcctcctggCCAAACCCCAACCCTAATCCCGATTCCACGTCTGCCTCAGATTCCGATTCTACTTTTCCCTCTCACCGCGATCGCGTAGACGAACCCGACTCTCTCGATTCCTTCTCCTCCATGAGTCTTAACTCCGACGAACCTAATCAGACTTCTAATCAATCGCCTCTTTCTCCCCCTACGCCCAATTTACCGGTGATGCCTCCTCCGTCCGTGCTTCATCTTTCCTTTAACCAAGATCATGCTTGCTTCGCTGTCGGCACTGACCGTGGCTTCCGGATCCTTAATTGCGATCCCTTTCGCGAGATTTTCCGGCGTGATTTCGATCGTGGCGGTGGTGTTGCAGTCGTGGAGATGCTTTTCAGATGCAATATATTAGCCCTAGTTGGTGGCGGACCTGATCCTCAATATCCTCCTAATAAGGTTATGATTTGGGATGATCACCAGGGCCGATGTATCGGAGAACTCTCTTTCAGGTCCGATGTTAGATCCGTCCGGCTTAGGAGGGATCGGATTATTGTCGTTCTTGAGCAGAAGATTTTTGTCTACAATTTCTCTGACCTCAAGCTGATGCATCAGATTGAAACCATTGCCAACCCTAAGGGTTTGTGTGCTGTTTCTCAGGGTGTTGGTTCTATGGTTTTGGTATGTCCAGGTTTGCAGAAAGGTCAAGTTCGGATCGAGCACTACGCTTCTAAACGGACCAAATTCGTCATGGCTCATGATTCCAGAATAGCTTGCTTCGCTCTCACGCAGGATGGCCATTTGTTGGCCACTGCTAGCTCTAAGGGTACTCTGGTTCGGATCTTCAATACTGTTGATGGTACCTTGCGTCAAGAG GTAAGGAGGGGTGCGGATAGAGCAGAGATCTACAGTTTGGCCTTCTCTTCAAATGCTCAGTGGTTAGCTGTCTCAAGTGACAAAGGAACGGTCCATGTCTTTGGTCTCAAAGTCAACTCCGGATCTCAAGTGAAAGACTCATCCCGAATTGCACCTGATGCTACTCCCTCATCCCCATCGTCGTCTCTGTCTTTATTCAAAG GAGTGTTACCGAGGTATTTCAGCTCGGAGTGGTCGGTGGCTCAGTTCAGGTTGGTTGAAGGAACTCAGTACATAGCCGCCTTTGGCCATCAAAAGAACACCGTTGTTATTCTTGGCATGGATGGGAG CTTCTACAGATGCCAGTTTGATCCGGTGAACGGCGGTGAAATGTCTCAGCTTGAGTACCACAACTGTCTGAAACCGCCTTCAGTTTTCTAA
- the AtATG18a gene encoding Transducin/WD40 repeat-like superfamily protein (AtATG18a; FUNCTIONS IN: molecular_function unknown; INVOLVED IN: autophagy, leaf senescence, response to starvation; LOCATED IN: chloroplast; EXPRESSED IN: 23 plant structures; EXPRESSED DURING: 15 growth stages; CONTAINS InterPro DOMAIN/s: WD40 repeat-like-containing domain (InterPro:IPR011046), WD40 repeat (InterPro:IPR001680), WD40/YVTN repeat-like-containing domain (InterPro:IPR015943), WD40 repeat, subgroup (InterPro:IPR019781); BEST Arabidopsis thaliana protein match is: homolog of yeast autophagy 18 (ATG18) D (TAIR:AT3G56440.1); Has 213 Blast hits to 211 proteins in 57 species: Archae - 0; Bacteria - 30; Metazoa - 48; Fungi - 45; Plants - 63; Viruses - 2; Other Eukaryotes - 25 (source: NCBI BLink).) yields the protein MATVSSSSWPNPNPNPDSTSASDSDSTFPSHRDRVDEPDSLDSFSSMSLNSDEPNQTSNQSPLSPPTPNLPVMPPPSVLHLSFNQDHACFAVGTDRGFRILNCDPFREIFRRDFDRGGGVAVVEMLFRCNILALVGGGPDPQYPPNKVMIWDDHQGRCIGELSFRSDVRSVRLRRDRIIVVLEQKIFVYNFSDLKLMHQIETIANPKGLCAVSQGVGSMVLVCPGLQKGQVRIEHYASKRTKFVMAHDSRIACFALTQDGHLLATASSKGTLVRIFNTVDGTLRQEVRRGADRAEIYSLAFSSNAQWLAVSSDKGTVHVFGLKVNSGSQVKDSSRIAPDATPSSPSSSLSLFKGVLPRYFSSEWSVAQFRLVEGTQYIAAFGHQKNTVVILGMDGR from the exons ATGGCCACcgtatcttcttcctcctggCCAAACCCCAACCCTAATCCCGATTCCACGTCTGCCTCAGATTCCGATTCTACTTTTCCCTCTCACCGCGATCGCGTAGACGAACCCGACTCTCTCGATTCCTTCTCCTCCATGAGTCTTAACTCCGACGAACCTAATCAGACTTCTAATCAATCGCCTCTTTCTCCCCCTACGCCCAATTTACCGGTGATGCCTCCTCCGTCCGTGCTTCATCTTTCCTTTAACCAAGATCATGCTTGCTTCGCTGTCGGCACTGACCGTGGCTTCCGGATCCTTAATTGCGATCCCTTTCGCGAGATTTTCCGGCGTGATTTCGATCGTGGCGGTGGTGTTGCAGTCGTGGAGATGCTTTTCAGATGCAATATATTAGCCCTAGTTGGTGGCGGACCTGATCCTCAATATCCTCCTAATAAGGTTATGATTTGGGATGATCACCAGGGCCGATGTATCGGAGAACTCTCTTTCAGGTCCGATGTTAGATCCGTCCGGCTTAGGAGGGATCGGATTATTGTCGTTCTTGAGCAGAAGATTTTTGTCTACAATTTCTCTGACCTCAAGCTGATGCATCAGATTGAAACCATTGCCAACCCTAAGGGTTTGTGTGCTGTTTCTCAGGGTGTTGGTTCTATGGTTTTGGTATGTCCAGGTTTGCAGAAAGGTCAAGTTCGGATCGAGCACTACGCTTCTAAACGGACCAAATTCGTCATGGCTCATGATTCCAGAATAGCTTGCTTCGCTCTCACGCAGGATGGCCATTTGTTGGCCACTGCTAGCTCTAAGGGTACTCTGGTTCGGATCTTCAATACTGTTGATGGTACCTTGCGTCAAGAG GTAAGGAGGGGTGCGGATAGAGCAGAGATCTACAGTTTGGCCTTCTCTTCAAATGCTCAGTGGTTAGCTGTCTCAAGTGACAAAGGAACGGTCCATGTCTTTGGTCTCAAAGTCAACTCCGGATCTCAAGTGAAAGACTCATCCCGAATTGCACCTGATGCTACTCCCTCATCCCCATCGTCGTCTCTGTCTTTATTCAAAG GAGTGTTACCGAGGTATTTCAGCTCGGAGTGGTCGGTGGCTCAGTTCAGGTTGGTTGAAGGAACTCAGTACATAGCCGCCTTTGGCCATCAAAAGAACACCGTTGTTATTCTTGGCATGGATGGGAGGTAA
- a CDS encoding Calcium-dependent lipid-binding (CaLB domain) family protein (Calcium-dependent lipid-binding (CaLB domain) family protein; CONTAINS InterPro DOMAIN/s: C2 membrane targeting protein (InterPro:IPR018029), C2 calcium/lipid-binding domain, CaLB (InterPro:IPR008973), C2 calcium-dependent membrane targeting (InterPro:IPR000008); BEST Arabidopsis thaliana protein match is: Calcium-dependent lipid-binding (CaLB domain) family protein (TAIR:AT3G16510.1); Has 675 Blast hits to 575 proteins in 98 species: Archae - 0; Bacteria - 10; Metazoa - 206; Fungi - 19; Plants - 326; Viruses - 29; Other Eukaryotes - 85 (source: NCBI BLink).), which yields MGTRSLEINVTSAKGLKKVSKMDVFVAVKLSGDPKCSDHREQRTQAARDGGTSPKWSNDVMKFILDQNLAEANRLVITFKIKCEQRGGVDKDIGEVHVQVKELLDHLGNDKTGQRYVTYQIGKSKADISFTYSFTGPVEVPTGGGCSRYAAQAPVRPVSTYRPVLNGPMLSQLNGPVLSQLNGPVLSQLNGPVLSQLQGPVLSQLNGPVLSQLLPSVGSFSYNHVPCQPPIYPPLAQPEILPPVCFPGLYPPSNMPGSPPTMYQSIFPGLSCPPEGYSTVAPPLTQPGLYPPMSPYRY from the coding sequence ATGGGGACGAGATCTCTAGAAATAAATGTGACATCAGCAAAAGGGCTTAAGAAAGTGTCGAAGATGGATGTTTTTGTGGCCGTGAAGTTATCCGGTGATCCAAAATGCTCTGACCACCGTGAGCAGCGGACACAAGCGGCAAGAGACGGTGGAACCAGCCCCAAATGGAGCAATGATGTCATGAAGTTCATCCTCGACCAAAACTTAGCAGAGGCTAACCGCCTTGTGATCACTTTCAAGATCAAGTGCGAGCAACGTGGAGGAGTAGATAAAGACATCGGCGAGGTTCATGTTCAGGTGAAAGAACTTCTGGATCATCTTGGAAACGATAAGACCGGTCAAAGATACGTCACATATCAAATCGGGAAATCCAAAGCCGATATTAGTTTCACTTATTCGTTCACAGGTCCGGTGGAGGTCCCGACCGGTGGCGGCTGCTCACGGTACGCAGCTCAAGCGCCGGTGCGTCCTGTATCGACCTACCGGCCCGTTTTGAACGGACCCATGTTGAGTCAGTTGAACGGACCCGTGTTGAGCCAGTTGAACGGTCCCGTGTTGAGTCAGTTGAATGGTCCCGTGTTGAGTCAGTTGCAGGGACCCGTGTTGAGCCAGTTGAACGGACCCGTGTTGAGTCAGTTGCTACCAAGTGTTGGATCGTTTAGTTACAACCACGTTCCTTGTCAGCCACCGATTTATCCACCACTTGCTCAGCCTGAGATTCTTCCACCGGTATGCTTCCCCGGATTGTATCCGCCGAGTAACATGCCGGGAAGTCCACCCACAATGTATCAATCTATATTTCCTGGCTTATCATGTCCACCAGAAGGTTATTCAACGGTGGCTCCGCCGCTGACACAACCGGGACTATATCCACCGATGAGTCCTTACAGATATTAA
- a CDS encoding NADH-ubiquinone oxidoreductase-like protein (NADH-ubiquinone oxidoreductase-related; CONTAINS InterPro DOMAIN/s: NADH:ubiquinone oxidoreductase, iron-sulphur subunit 5 (InterPro:IPR019342); BEST Arabidopsis thaliana protein match is: NADH-ubiquinone oxidoreductase-related (TAIR:AT2G47690.1); Has 129 Blast hits to 129 proteins in 63 species: Archae - 0; Bacteria - 0; Metazoa - 2; Fungi - 62; Plants - 56; Viruses - 0; Other Eukaryotes - 9 (source: NCBI BLink).) yields MASGWGITGNKGRCYDFWMDFSECMSHCREPKDCTLLREDYLECLHHSKEFQRRNRIYKEEQRKLRAASRKGEETGDGTHTHH; encoded by the exons ATGGCGTCGGGGTGGGGGATAACGGGAAACAAAGGGAGGTGTTACGATTTCTGGATGGATTTCAGCGAATGTATGTCTCATTGCAGAGAGCCCAAAGACTGTACTCTTCTTCGTGAAGACTACctcgagtgtcttcaccatTCCAAAGAG TTCCAACGAAGAAACAGGATATACAAAGAAGAACAACGTAAACTAAGAGCTGCATCAAGGAAAGGCGAAGAAACCGGGGATGGGACTCATACTCATCACTAG